tataattattattattacacagaaCACAGATCTGAGAAGGACACATCCCAGCAGAAGGAACAGGTTAGTGTTATGAGGGAGAATGGTGATTATAAATTGAGGGGAGAGAACTGGAGatcacaaacagaaaaacaacagcaagagTCGTGCTTTGAAATACTGAAGGGCTTTATTAGGTTCATAATATAAAGttacaaatatatataaaaaatagcaCATAAATACAACTTAAATACTGTGTACATGGCAGCCTTGTAATTTTACATGATGTAAACATTACGTTCAGCCAGTTAACGTACAGCAGTCTGAACAAACTTCATACCAGCTAACAAATTTAACTGACatgactaaataaataaaacagcgtCACGTCACACACCATAAAATGTCAAATGAATAGAGAACTTCACTTAGACGCAATATAAATATCTTTTCGAACACTAAAGTTAAAATTTAATTCAATATGAATTCTTCATTGCTTTTGAACAAACACACATTATGTATTTACGCTCTGTGACTCTCGGGCCACAATTTCCCAGAGGCTGGAAAATGAGCTTGAAACTTTGGGATTCACACCTAAGCTGGCCGCGCTGCTCTCTGTACTTGGTACATACTGAGACTCTGTGACCCCCAGCCCGAGACCCGCTGGTGAGCACTGGGGCCGGCCAGCCCTCACTGCTGCTTGACCATGAAGCTGGTGATGCGGTCGTTGGGGTGCTGGTGGCACATGGCCACTGGGCAGGGCTCCTCAATGGCCGTGCTGATGTACCAGCCGGGGCAGTTGACCGACTCGAAGGTGGAGGAGGAGACGCCGCTGTCCGTCTTGTAGAAGAGGAAGCGGGCCGCGGTGCTGCCGGAGCGGATGCTTCTCAGGTCCTCTTTGTTGAGGATCTCCTGAGGGGGGCGACAGCGAGAGCAGCAGTCAGAGCTGAGCGCCGGTAAGTGTGGATTGACGGGCAGCTGGTGCACAAGCCTCACGGGAGAGAATACCAGAGGACCAGCACACACAGAGCCCTGCCATCGCCTGACACTAATGTGCACCTTCACACACAGCACTAGGAAACCTCTCCAGCAGAAAGGTGACAGCTGATGCTCATTTCAACTGTCTGATTGAGGCAGAAGTCAAAACCGAGTTGCTTGGAGCTGCTGCACAATCCTGCCGCTGCTTACAGACATGCGGAGAGTTGCCAGTGTGAAGACAAGGAGCGAAACCTTCTGATTTCGACTGCGCTttgagagaggaagagaagaaGCCGACCGCAGCGAGAGAGCTCCTACCTCAATCTGCAGGATGGGTTTGCCCTCGGACTCGGAGCAGGACAGGTACAGGTTGCGGCCCCCGATGCCCAGGGCCACTGGCTGGGACTGAGAGGAGACTGGAGGCAGCGAGACGTATGTGGACAGGTTCAGCCACACTGCGGGCACACAAGGAGAGAGCACGTCAGTCCTGCCATACCGCCCAATCTGTGCTCTAATTCTAGTCACTTCTTGTGTGTAGGACCTTGTCATCACGGATACAGAGGGTCTTTCCAACAGGACGCTGATGTTGTGGTGTGAACAGTCCTGTCCTGAAGAGCTGTCCTGTGTCTGCAGGGCTGAGAAGCACTGGACCTGAATGGCTTGGCCAGCTGTCCTGAGGAGGAGGCCAGTCGCAGGGACTCACCTTTCTTGGAGGAGCTGGGGCCTTGCACAGTGATGGCCAGCAGCTCAGCAGCTCCGTTGGGGAGCTCGTTCAGCTTCCAGCTCTTGTTGTGCTGATCGGCGATGCTGTGCGCCAGGTCCTGGGTCCGGCGTGTGAAGGTGGGGTTGAACTGGTACTGCTGGTCAAAGCAGACCTCTGTGGGACAGAGACACAAGAGCTCGGGTCAGGGAGTAAAGTggggtacatcctggacaggatgccagtccctcgcagggcacacagacagacatgcacacCCTCACACCAGGCCAATGAAACTGCCAGTGTGTCCcgagactgtgggaggaaacacgggagaacatacaaactccacacagatggcaccccaggtccagaattgagccCCGGGCTCTAGAGCTGTGAGGCaccaatgctgaccactgcaccaccacgcTGCCCTCAAGTATTTCTGAATCAGACATCTTTGCCAGTAAACTGCAACATCAGCCTCATCAGGATGTTGTCTGCTCCTCCTCAGACACAGCAGAGTGGGGAAAGACCGGCTGTGTAGGAGCCTCCTACCTTCCACCAGCTGCTCTATCACAAAGTGGAACAGGGTGTCCCCAGTGAACTCTGTCCCCAGCGGCTTCTCCTGCACCTTCTTCATCCTCTCCAGGGCGACGATGAGTGTGGCGGCGTGGCGAAAGCTGTGCAGAGGGTGAGACTCCACCTCCAGCTCCAGCCCAGGGCTGAGGAGGCAGCGCCTTCTGGGCAAGAAGGAGTCATCCCTCAGGCCGTGATTCTGGAGGACAGGGGAGCAAACGCACAGTCAGCGACCAGGAACCTGCTGCGTGTGTGTGGGCAGCGGTTACTAGACTCCCGGCTCCGTCTGGACTAATTCGGCTCCAGTGTACAACTGCCGCTAATAGACACCGGAGTACGACTTTACATGTCTCCAGAAACGCGTCAGccgctacagtatataaatgacTCTGTGCGCACACACAGCTATGCAGCAATAACTATCTTTGCCCCTTGTTCCAAATACTCGATGAAGTTCGCTACTCCTCTCGTCTACATGCGTCATCGGTTCATTTCTTCCCCGTGAGAACAACATGCAGCGCCTCACCTTGGCCGGTAGA
This genomic window from Lepisosteus oculatus isolate fLepOcu1 chromosome 2, fLepOcu1.hap2, whole genome shotgun sequence contains:
- the LOC138224488 gene encoding interleukin-1 beta-like translates to MMCDIEFDLSLALESDPDMTEVDCPLPAKNHGLRDDSFLPRRRCLLSPGLELEVESHPLHSFRHAATLIVALERMKKVQEKPLGTEFTGDTLFHFVIEQLVEEVCFDQQYQFNPTFTRRTQDLAHSIADQHNKSWKLNELPNGAAELLAITVQGPSSSKKVWLNLSTYVSLPPVSSQSQPVALGIGGRNLYLSCSESEGKPILQIEEILNKEDLRSIRSGSTAARFLFYKTDSGVSSSTFESVNCPGWYISTAIEEPCPVAMCHQHPNDRITSFMVKQQ